Proteins found in one Helicobacter colisuis genomic segment:
- a CDS encoding YggT family protein has product MVLSTFIQAVAQIMSMAINIYIWIVIIAALISWVRPDPYNPIVQILYKLTEPVYAKIRRFIPTIISGIDITPIIVILALQFINLFFVKLLYSFANTL; this is encoded by the coding sequence ATGGTTTTAAGCACTTTTATTCAAGCTGTCGCACAAATTATGAGTATGGCGATTAATATTTATATCTGGATTGTGATTATCGCTGCCCTTATCTCTTGGGTGCGTCCTGATCCTTACAATCCTATCGTGCAGATTCTCTACAAACTCACAGAGCCAGTGTATGCAAAAATTCGTCGCTTTATCCCAACAATCATTAGTGGGATTGACATTACTCCCATTATTGTGATTCTTGCTTTGCAATTTATTAATCTCTTTTTTGTAAAGCTACTCTATAGCTTTGCAAACACTCTCTAA
- a CDS encoding peptidase U32 family protein has protein sequence MNKNLKKPELLSPAGNLRKLKIALEYGADAVYGGVSHFSLRNRAGKEFDYETFGEGVEYTHKRGKRIYVTINGFPFNSQIKLLENHIYKMAELNPDAFIVAAPGVVKLAKEIAPQIPIHLSTQANVLNVLDAKVFYEMGVKRIVAARELSLKDAVEIKKVLPDLEIEIFVHGSMCFAFSGRCLISALQSGRVPNRGSCANDCRFDYEYYVRNPDNGVMMRLVEEEGVGTHIFNAKDLKLMEHMPLILESGVIDSLKIEGRTKSSYYAGITALAYREAIDGYFGGNFELEKYERELETLKNRGFSDGYLIHRPYEKNNTQNHLTAISEGSYQVNAEVSEDGKFALCRHTIRAGEAKEIVSANEANISEGKNDLGEIYSQGDKKFMRFFKIVLENGKELDSIHSGNENRIALPLPLPPFSFLRQKL, from the coding sequence ATGAATAAGAATCTAAAAAAGCCTGAGCTACTTTCTCCTGCTGGGAATCTTAGGAAATTAAAAATTGCTTTGGAATATGGAGCGGATGCGGTTTATGGAGGCGTTAGCCATTTTTCTTTACGGAATCGAGCAGGAAAAGAGTTTGATTACGAAACTTTTGGTGAAGGTGTAGAATATACGCATAAAAGGGGTAAAAGAATCTATGTTACGATTAATGGATTTCCCTTTAACTCACAAATTAAGCTCTTAGAAAATCATATCTACAAAATGGCAGAATTAAATCCTGATGCCTTTATTGTTGCAGCACCTGGTGTCGTGAAGCTTGCCAAAGAAATCGCTCCGCAAATACCTATTCATCTATCCACCCAAGCAAATGTGCTTAATGTGCTTGATGCAAAGGTATTTTATGAGATGGGAGTAAAGCGAATCGTTGCTGCAAGGGAATTAAGCTTAAAAGATGCAGTTGAAATCAAAAAAGTCTTGCCGGATTTAGAGATTGAAATTTTTGTGCATGGTAGTATGTGTTTCGCCTTTTCTGGTCGTTGCCTTATTTCAGCCCTTCAAAGCGGACGCGTGCCAAATCGTGGGAGTTGTGCTAATGATTGTAGGTTTGATTATGAGTATTATGTTAGAAACCCAGATAATGGCGTGATGATGAGACTTGTAGAAGAAGAGGGAGTAGGGACGCATATTTTTAATGCCAAAGATTTAAAGCTTATGGAACATATGCCTTTGATTTTAGAGAGTGGCGTGATTGATTCGTTAAAGATTGAGGGGAGAACAAAATCGAGTTATTATGCAGGAATTACAGCTTTAGCTTATAGGGAAGCCATTGATGGATATTTTGGTGGAAATTTTGAGCTAGAAAAATACGAAAGAGAGCTAGAAACACTTAAGAATCGAGGTTTTAGTGATGGATATTTGATACACCGCCCTTATGAAAAAAATAATACACAAAACCACTTAACCGCCATTAGTGAGGGTAGTTATCAAGTTAATGCTGAAGTGAGTGAAGATGGTAAATTTGCCCTTTGTCGCCATACTATTAGAGCAGGGGAAGCAAAAGAGATTGTAAGCGCTAATGAGGCAAATATTAGTGAAGGAAAAAATGACTTGGGTGAAATTTATTCGCAAGGCGATAAAAAGTTTATGAGATTTTTTAAGATTGTATTAGAAAATGGGAAAGAATTAGATTCTATTCATAGCGGAAATGAAAATAGGATCGCACTCCCATTGCCACTTCCACCTTTTAGCTTTTTACGCCAAAAGCTTTAA
- a CDS encoding NAD(P)/FAD-dependent oxidoreductase, giving the protein MEAKLSRRDLLKIMGVSGVALGASSLAATPSEAKSTLSPNIAIIGAGLGGISLSARLIKDLPNAKITLFDADPILYYQPGFTLIAAGIYNKQDTSYKKEDLIHDKVKWIKENVTKVDPEAKTLTTTSNQTHQYDYLVIATGTTYEFDKVKGLDEETIQDPNCNITTIYTADGAVKAQKMFEKIEKSNGGKILFAEPNTAIKCGGANKKIYFLLEDRLNSQNIKDKFDMHLYAGGGAMLSSPIHAKMIEQFFISRNMPYSMRNVLVEIDKDKKMATFEKLMPYSENGVSKAAKETFQKPFDYLFVIPRMTTSSFISDSGLAITKGDVAGHWVDVDQYTLQHKKYPHIFAIGDCAGIPKGKTGASIRKQYPVIAENIIAHLNNKPLQAKFDGYTACPLLTRYGKAVMVEFDYKGAAPSLPCFGATRESWLNWFVKIYLMKPMVMNGMIYARA; this is encoded by the coding sequence ATGGAAGCAAAACTCAGTCGTCGAGACTTATTAAAAATTATGGGAGTTAGCGGAGTGGCACTAGGAGCTTCAAGCCTTGCTGCAACACCTTCAGAAGCCAAATCCACTCTCTCCCCAAACATCGCAATCATTGGTGCAGGACTTGGTGGAATCTCACTTTCTGCCCGGCTAATTAAAGATTTGCCTAATGCAAAAATAACACTTTTTGATGCCGATCCAATCTTATATTATCAACCCGGATTCACTCTTATTGCTGCTGGAATCTATAATAAGCAAGACACTTCATACAAAAAAGAAGATTTGATTCACGATAAAGTGAAATGGATTAAAGAAAATGTAACCAAAGTTGATCCTGAAGCAAAAACTTTAACTACTACAAGCAATCAAACTCATCAATATGACTATTTAGTAATTGCTACTGGAACAACTTATGAGTTTGATAAAGTCAAAGGTCTAGATGAAGAAACCATTCAAGATCCAAACTGCAATATCACAACAATTTATACTGCTGATGGGGCTGTAAAGGCTCAAAAAATGTTTGAAAAAATAGAAAAAAGTAATGGAGGTAAAATTCTTTTTGCAGAACCAAATACAGCAATTAAATGCGGTGGAGCTAATAAGAAAATCTACTTTTTGCTAGAAGATAGATTAAACAGCCAAAATATAAAAGATAAATTTGATATGCACTTATATGCTGGCGGGGGTGCAATGCTCTCTAGTCCGATTCATGCAAAAATGATTGAACAATTTTTCATTTCACGAAATATGCCCTATTCAATGAGAAATGTGCTAGTGGAAATAGATAAAGATAAAAAAATGGCAACTTTTGAAAAATTAATGCCTTATAGTGAAAATGGTGTCTCAAAAGCAGCTAAAGAAACTTTTCAAAAACCTTTTGACTATTTATTTGTAATTCCTAGGATGACAACTTCTAGCTTTATTAGTGATTCAGGACTTGCCATTACCAAAGGCGATGTTGCTGGACATTGGGTTGATGTCGATCAATATACTTTACAACACAAAAAATACCCTCATATCTTTGCTATCGGAGATTGCGCAGGAATCCCAAAAGGAAAAACAGGGGCAAGTATTCGCAAACAATATCCAGTTATTGCTGAAAATATCATTGCGCATTTAAATAACAAACCACTTCAAGCAAAATTTGATGGTTATACCGCTTGTCCTTTATTAACAAGATATGGAAAAGCTGTTATGGTGGAATTTGACTACAAAGGTGCAGCACCTAGTTTGCCTTGCTTTGGCGCAACAAGAGAGAGTTGGTTAAATTGGTTTGTTAAAATTTATTTAATGAAACCAATGGTTATGAATGGTATGATTTATGCGAGAGCTTAA
- a CDS encoding YgaP family membrane protein has translation MSNLDKTIRLLVAMLIYFIFGFLCPSWWWIISLLPLLSAVYGYCPLYKLLKKS, from the coding sequence ATGAGCAATTTAGACAAAACTATCCGATTACTTGTAGCGATGCTAATTTATTTTATTTTTGGTTTTTTATGTCCTAGCTGGTGGTGGATTATTTCTCTACTACCTTTGCTAAGCGCAGTTTATGGATATTGTCCGCTTTATAAATTACTCAAAAAGAGTTAA
- a CDS encoding lytic transglycosylase domain-containing protein: MKVLFLLFSFLFYASANSQNLTLDYLKDQPKGISRDFYIWLFLQQDINPKEATEAYNLALRKNAKLFGLYYKKGDNKILSKETICQQMELQKLIKQDSQCIAYGLTLQKAEKLEPKTLLQLSQKLQKTDQILATQLKILASQNPFNELIKTNVEVYSSFYFGVSSYYRKRFLNAALPKRVLLDYISQKHPPFMRLIRLAILNPDMKVFSHSLTQISPKETLLFLDDESAFYLGLNAIRNHNNIDSLSFFIHSLENARYSFEKNRGLFWAYLASKDSSYLQELSQSKSMDLYTLAALELTNNKPQFEILYDIQTSNTLAKWDIKDPFEWEKIRDSYKNQTPKDKEALLQKVNHLNTKPHFFWLNKQANKEYFLKPFPTIMKQFNNDTQALLYALGRQESLFIPTAISTSYALGVMQLMPFNVTAIAKQMGESEKITYQDMFDPAINIPYAEYFTRPLLKEFKHPLFISYAYNGGPGFTRRLLETKQLFKKDNPLDPWYSMEMIPYEETRKYGKKVLANYIIYQKSFGKEIDLQKTLQDTLIY, encoded by the coding sequence ATGAAAGTGCTTTTTTTATTATTTTCTTTTTTATTTTATGCTTCTGCTAACTCCCAAAATCTTACTTTAGACTATCTAAAAGATCAACCCAAAGGAATCTCGCGCGATTTTTACATTTGGCTGTTTTTACAACAAGATATTAATCCCAAAGAAGCCACAGAAGCCTACAATCTTGCTTTGAGAAAAAACGCTAAACTCTTTGGACTTTATTATAAAAAAGGCGATAACAAAATCCTCTCAAAAGAAACCATTTGCCAACAAATGGAACTTCAAAAATTAATCAAACAAGATTCGCAATGTATCGCCTATGGATTAACACTCCAAAAAGCCGAAAAACTAGAGCCAAAAACTCTACTCCAACTCTCCCAAAAACTCCAAAAAACAGACCAAATTCTTGCTACACAACTAAAGATTCTTGCCTCACAAAATCCCTTTAATGAGCTTATTAAGACTAATGTTGAAGTTTATAGTAGTTTTTATTTTGGAGTTTCTAGCTATTACAGGAAGCGATTTCTTAACGCCGCACTTCCTAAACGCGTTTTATTAGACTATATTTCTCAAAAACATCCACCCTTTATGAGACTTATAAGACTTGCTATTCTTAATCCTGATATGAAAGTTTTTAGCCATTCTTTAACGCAGATTTCACCCAAAGAAACACTTCTATTTTTAGATGATGAGAGTGCCTTTTATTTGGGATTAAATGCCATTAGAAACCATAATAATATCGATTCTTTAAGCTTTTTTATCCATTCTTTAGAAAATGCAAGATACTCATTTGAAAAGAATCGCGGACTTTTTTGGGCTTATCTTGCCTCCAAAGATTCAAGCTATCTTCAAGAACTTTCACAATCTAAATCAATGGATCTCTATACTCTAGCAGCTTTAGAGCTTACAAACAATAAACCACAATTTGAAATTCTCTATGACATTCAAACATCTAATACTCTTGCAAAATGGGATATTAAAGATCCTTTTGAATGGGAAAAAATCCGCGATTCTTATAAAAATCAAACCCCAAAAGATAAAGAAGCGCTCTTACAAAAAGTCAATCATCTTAACACTAAGCCACATTTCTTTTGGTTAAACAAACAAGCTAATAAAGAATACTTTCTTAAGCCTTTTCCAACAATTATGAAACAATTCAATAACGACACACAAGCACTTCTTTATGCGCTAGGACGACAAGAGAGTCTTTTTATCCCCACGGCAATTTCCACTTCCTATGCCCTAGGAGTAATGCAGCTAATGCCCTTTAATGTAACAGCTATTGCCAAACAAATGGGCGAATCAGAAAAAATCACTTACCAAGATATGTTTGATCCTGCGATTAATATCCCTTATGCAGAATACTTTACTCGCCCTTTATTAAAGGAATTCAAACACCCTTTATTTATTTCTTATGCTTATAATGGAGGTCCGGGATTTACGCGCAGACTTTTAGAGACCAAGCAACTCTTTAAAAAAGATAATCCACTTGATCCTTGGTATAGTATGGAGATGATTCCTTATGAGGAAACTAGAAAATATGGTAAAAAAGTCCTTGCAAACTACATTATTTATCAAAAAAGTTTTGGCAAGGAAATTGATCTTCAAAAGACACTTCAAGACACTCTTATCTATTGA